The Streptomyces sp. cg36 genomic interval TTGCTTACGTAAAGCATACTGCCGGGTAACGCGAGGTGGCGTCCGCGTGCGGTGCGGCTTCCCCGGGGCGCCGCCGCGCCTGTGCCAGAGTGTGGCCGTGCTTCCCGAGGCTCCGCCGCTCCCCGTCCTCACGGCCGACTTCGGCTCCCCCGCGCAGTGGGTCGCCGGCCGCTCCTGGGCCTACCCCGACGGCGGCCCCGTCAACCCGGACGACGACAAGCTGGACCATCTCGTCGCCGACCCCGCCTACAGCCGCGACGGCGTCTTCCGCGCCCGGCGCCGCCCCGACGGGCTGTGGGACACCGGCCTGCTGACCACCGAGGGCAGCGACGAGGACATCATGGTGCGCGCGGGCGACGTCCTGGAGGCGCGGGTACGGCTGCCCGGGGTGCTCGGTGCCTGGCCCGCCATCTGGACCTGGCGGGACGGCGGCCAGGAGATCGACGTGTTCGAGTACCACCCGGACAACCCCGATCTCCTGGAGCTGAGCAACCACGTCAGGGACGCCCACCTCTACCACCGCGACCCGGCCGTGGCCCCCGGGGCCTTCGTCGATCTGCGGGTGGAGTTCGGCGCGCGCTCCGTCTCCTGGTGGGTGAACGGCGCCCTCGTCTTCGCCGACCGCCGGGGCGTGGGCCGCCGCTGGCACGCCCATCTGATCGTGAACCTCTCGGTCAGCGCGGGCCGTTACCACCCGCCGCCCCCGCCGGAGGCGACCGAGATGTCGTTCGAGGTGCCCGCGCTGCGGGTGTGGTCGCCGCGCCACCGCCTCTGGCGGCGCGTCATCTCCGTACCGCCGCCCAGGCGGTGAGTCCCGCACGGGGGTGGCCGCTCAGGCGCGGCCGTCCGTGCGGAAGGTGACGTCCCGGCCCGCGAAGGTGGCCGTGAGGCCCTTCTCGTCGGTGGTGACCGAGGTCAGGGCCAGCCCCGCCGGGATGCCGTCCAGCCTCAACTCCCGCTCCAGCGCGCCCGTGACGAGGGACCGCAGCCCCTTCGGCAGATCGCCGGCGACCCGTACGTCGCGCAGGGCGATGGCGCGGTCGCCCGCGACGGTCACCCGGGCGCTGGCGGTGGCCCGGCCGAGCAGCGGCAGGGTGGTGGTGGCCGCCACGCGGGGCGCGGCCTTCGTGCTGTCGGCGCTGTAGGCGACGTCGAAGCCGAGCGCGCCGCTGAGGTCGCGGTAGGAGAGGAAGGCGGTGGCCCGCGCGGAGTCCGCGTGCGCCTCGGTGGCGTCGGCGGAGCGGCGCAGCCGGTCGAGCTCGACGTTCAGCGTGGTGACGGGCAGCCGGCCGCCGTCACGGCCCGCGGGTATGTCGGCGGCCTCGATGTCGACGCGGTCGAGGGTGCCCCCGGCCAGCTGTGTCAGTACGGGGAAGCCGTGCACCCGCACGTGCGGCGCGGAGGCGAGGCGCTGCGCCCGCTGGAACGCGTCGGCCGTACGGTGCTCGGTCCAGGCCGCCGCGGCCCGGTCGCCCCCGACGGTCACCGCGGCCAGCAGGGCCAGGATCACGGGGTACTTGCGCCGGCCGCGCAACGCCCGGCGGGCCGCGGTGCGCGGGCTCAGCACGCCGCGCCCCCGTCCCGTACGGCCGTCCGGGTGGCGGCGGTGCCGCACGCGGCCCGGAAGGCGTCGAGCAGCGGGGCGCGCAGCAGGTCGTCCGGAACGTCCTGGCGGGCGGCGACGGTGCTCAGCAGACCGGTCACGGCGAGCTGGGCCCGGATCGTGCCCGCGAGGTCGGCCGGGTCGGCGAAGGCGGCCAGCGTCTCGGTGCGGTGGTCCCCCAGGTCGCCCAGGCCCGCCACCCCGGCGAGCGCGCCGGGCAGCACCGGCAGCCCGGCGTTGAAGAGCAGGGCGAGCCGGGAGCGGTGGCGCAGGGCCAGCTCGACCAGGTCGGCCGAGGCGCGCCGCTGCCGCTCGGGCCCGGGCGCCAGCGCGGCCCAGGTGGCGCGCAGGGCGGCGAACTCGGTGAGCGGCCCGGTCAGCGTCGCCGCGAGCAGCCGCTCCTTGGACGGGAACCGGTGGAGCAGACCGGTCTTGGAGTATCCGACGCGGTCCGCGATCTCCTGCACGGACGTGCCGAGATAGCCCCGCGCGGTGAAGAGCGCGGCGGCGGCCTCGACGATCTCGGCGTCGAGTTCGGCGCGGGTGGGGCGTGGCATGGCGGGCCTCCCTGGTCCCGGTCACGCTAACAGACCACATGGTCCGTCATGGACCATGTGGTCTGTCCCGGCGTCCGGCAGCGGGTGCCGCCGCGGCCCGGTGGGCGCCGTTGCTCAGTAGGCGCCGTTCACGTTGTCGATCGAGCCGTAGGTGCTCGCCGCGTAGTTGCAGGCGGCGGTGATGTTGGCGACCGGGTCGTAGCTGTCCAG includes:
- a CDS encoding beta-glucanase, whose amino-acid sequence is MLPEAPPLPVLTADFGSPAQWVAGRSWAYPDGGPVNPDDDKLDHLVADPAYSRDGVFRARRRPDGLWDTGLLTTEGSDEDIMVRAGDVLEARVRLPGVLGAWPAIWTWRDGGQEIDVFEYHPDNPDLLELSNHVRDAHLYHRDPAVAPGAFVDLRVEFGARSVSWWVNGALVFADRRGVGRRWHAHLIVNLSVSAGRYHPPPPPEATEMSFEVPALRVWSPRHRLWRRVISVPPPRR
- a CDS encoding DUF2993 domain-containing protein, translating into MLSPRTAARRALRGRRKYPVILALLAAVTVGGDRAAAAWTEHRTADAFQRAQRLASAPHVRVHGFPVLTQLAGGTLDRVDIEAADIPAGRDGGRLPVTTLNVELDRLRRSADATEAHADSARATAFLSYRDLSGALGFDVAYSADSTKAAPRVAATTTLPLLGRATASARVTVAGDRAIALRDVRVAGDLPKGLRSLVTGALERELRLDGIPAGLALTSVTTDEKGLTATFAGRDVTFRTDGRA
- a CDS encoding TetR/AcrR family transcriptional regulator, with translation MPRPTRAELDAEIVEAAAALFTARGYLGTSVQEIADRVGYSKTGLLHRFPSKERLLAATLTGPLTEFAALRATWAALAPGPERQRRASADLVELALRHRSRLALLFNAGLPVLPGALAGVAGLGDLGDHRTETLAAFADPADLAGTIRAQLAVTGLLSTVAARQDVPDDLLRAPLLDAFRAACGTAATRTAVRDGGAAC